A single genomic interval of Rhododendron vialii isolate Sample 1 chromosome 3a, ASM3025357v1 harbors:
- the LOC131320882 gene encoding ADP-ribosylation factor 1: MGIVFTRLFSSMFGNREARILVLGLDNAGKTTILYRLQMGEVVSTIPTIGFNVETVQYNNIKFQVWDLGGQTSIRPYWRCYFPNTQAIIYVVDSSDTDRLVIAKDEFHAILEEEELKGAVVLIYANKQDLPGALDDAAVTEALELHKIKNRQWSIFKTSAIKGEGLFEGLDWLSNTLKSGGG; this comes from the exons ATGGGGATTGTGTTTACTCGATTGTTCTCTTCGATGTTCGGTAATAGAGAAGCTCGGATCCTCGTTCTCGGTCTCGACAATGCGGGAAAAACCACAATTCTCT ATCGTCTTCAAATGGGAGAAGTTGTCTCCACAATCCCAA CAATTGGGTTTAATGTCGAAACAGTGCAATATAACAACATAAAGTTTCAAGTTTGGGATCTGG GTGGGCAGACAAGTATCAG GCCATATTGGAGATGCTATTTTCCTAATACTCAAGCCATAATCTATGTTGTCGATTCAAGTGACACGGATAGGCTGGTAATAGCTAAAGATGAGTTTCATGCAATCCTGGAG GAAGAAGAGTTGAAAGGTGCTGTTGTGCTCATTTATGCGAACAAGCAG GATCTTCCTGGTGCTCTTGATGATGCTGCGGTGACGGAGGCACTAGAGTTGCACAAGATAAAAAACCGCCAATGGTCTATTTTTAAAACTTCTGCAATAAAAGGAGAAGGTTTATTTGAGGGTTTAGACTG GTTGAGTAATACACTAAAGTCTGGAGGCGGCTAA
- the LOC131320881 gene encoding uncharacterized protein At4g14100-like gives MMKINQLCTAIALLAVLQLSVLTNAVSQPAEIEVPTPQPWPEQFHALLYMNLSKAQLQISNLYYDWPNRRNVNIFQKQLGVLLYDIEWNNGTTFYYTLGENGTCMIMQFDVGILRPDFLDGADYLGTQVTDGFLCNVWEKVDFIWYYEDVLTKRPVRWDFYDGISTHVITFEIGELLQDSFTQAPAYCFTSQEDRQRAA, from the exons atgaTGAAGATCAACCAATTATGCACTGCAATTGCTCTTCTCGCTGTACTACAACTTTCAGTACTAACCAATGCAGTTTCTCAACCAGCGGAAATTGAGGTCCCAACTCCACAACCATGGCCGGAACAATTCCACGCACTTTTGTACATGAATTTGTCGAAGGCACAGCTCCAAATCAGCAATTTATATTATGATTGGCCCAACCGCCGCAATGTCAACATATTTCAGAAGCAACTTGGTGTTCTATTATACGACATCGAGTGGAACAACG GTACAACCTTCTACTACACATTGGGCGAGAATGGGACGTGCATGATCATGCAGTTTGACGTCGGAATCCTCCGGCCGGACTTTCTCGACGGAGCCGACTACCTTGGAACACAAGTCACTGATGGGTTTCTCTGCAATGTGTGGGAGAAGGTAGATTTCATTTGGTACTATGAGGATGTGCTCACGAAGAGGCCCGTTCGATGGGATTTCTATGATG gaaTTTCCACGCACGTGATTACCTTCGAGATTGGTGAATTATTGCAAGATTCTTTCACTCAAGCTCCTGCATACTGCTTTACTAGTCAAGAAGACAGACAAAGAGCTGCTTAA